The following are encoded in a window of Amycolatopsis solani genomic DNA:
- a CDS encoding xanthine dehydrogenase family protein molybdopterin-binding subunit: MTATIEPEVGKSRRRKEDERLITGRTRWTDNITLPGMLHMAVLRSPFAHAKIVSIDTSAAKSAPGVVAVFTARDLDPDSSIGMPCAWPITPDMKAPRRPVLAADQVNFAGEGVAVVVARTSAEAHDALEEIDVEYDELPVILDMEAAIADGAPLVHEDQGSNTSAVWKFDSGEAGTGGNVEEAISSAEVVVKRRFRQQRLVPAFMEPRACVVDPTGTQLTMWSATQVPHILRVMSALTLGIPEHKLRVIAPDVGGGFGGKIGVLPEEMMSLLVAQKLGKPVKWNESRSETMLAAHHGRDQIQDITISATRDGQVTGLKVELLANLGAYNGLVGTGVPILGAFMFNAIYKIPAYHFACTNVYTTTTLTDAYRGAGRPEATFAIERIMDELAVELGVDPLELREKNWIKHEEFPFTTVCGLTYDSGNYEAATAKAKQLFDYDGLRAEQEKRRASGDKVQLGIGISTFTEMCGLAPSRVLGSLDYGAGGWEHAAIRMLPTGKVEVITGASAHGQGHETAWSQIVADQLGVAFEDVEIIHGDTQSSHKGMDTYGSRSLVVGGIAIVKAAEKVVAKAKPIAAHLLECAEDDLEFANGKFTVKGTDTSTGIADIALAVFAAHNLPDGVEPSLDSDATFDPENFSYPHGTHLCAAEVDTETGRVKLRSYVCVDDVGVAVNPLIVEGQVHGGLAQGIAQALFEGTEHDESGTLTTGTFADYLLPSAADLPSFTTDRTETPSTTNPLGAKGVGEAGTIASTPAVVNAVIDAVRHFGVNDIEMPLTPMRVWHAVQHGTTDAGGPGRGEAGGGLGSIDASGGAQ; this comes from the coding sequence ACCGCCACGATCGAACCGGAGGTCGGGAAGTCCCGCCGCCGCAAGGAAGACGAACGGCTGATCACCGGCCGCACCCGCTGGACCGACAACATCACGCTGCCCGGGATGCTGCACATGGCGGTCCTGCGCAGCCCGTTCGCGCACGCCAAGATCGTCTCGATCGACACGTCGGCGGCGAAGAGCGCACCCGGTGTCGTCGCCGTGTTCACCGCGCGGGACCTCGACCCGGACAGCTCGATCGGCATGCCCTGCGCGTGGCCGATCACGCCGGACATGAAGGCGCCGCGCCGTCCGGTGCTCGCCGCCGACCAGGTCAACTTCGCCGGTGAAGGCGTCGCGGTCGTCGTCGCGCGGACGTCGGCCGAGGCGCACGACGCGCTCGAAGAGATCGACGTCGAGTACGACGAGCTCCCCGTCATCCTCGACATGGAAGCCGCGATCGCCGACGGCGCCCCGCTGGTCCACGAGGACCAGGGCAGCAACACCAGCGCCGTCTGGAAGTTCGACTCCGGCGAGGCCGGCACCGGCGGCAACGTCGAGGAGGCGATCAGCTCGGCCGAAGTCGTCGTCAAGCGGCGCTTCCGCCAGCAGCGCCTGGTCCCGGCGTTCATGGAGCCGCGCGCCTGCGTCGTCGACCCGACCGGCACCCAGCTCACCATGTGGTCGGCCACCCAGGTCCCGCACATCCTGCGCGTGATGTCGGCGCTGACGCTCGGCATCCCCGAGCACAAGCTGCGCGTGATCGCCCCGGACGTCGGCGGCGGCTTCGGCGGCAAGATCGGCGTGCTGCCCGAAGAGATGATGTCGCTGCTGGTCGCCCAGAAGCTCGGCAAACCGGTCAAGTGGAACGAGTCGCGGTCGGAGACCATGCTCGCCGCGCACCACGGCCGCGACCAGATCCAGGACATCACCATCTCGGCCACCCGCGACGGCCAGGTGACCGGCCTCAAGGTCGAGCTGCTCGCCAACCTCGGCGCGTACAACGGCCTGGTCGGCACCGGCGTGCCGATCCTCGGCGCGTTCATGTTCAACGCGATCTACAAGATCCCGGCGTACCACTTCGCGTGCACCAACGTGTACACGACGACGACGCTGACCGACGCCTACCGCGGCGCCGGCCGGCCGGAGGCGACGTTCGCGATCGAGCGGATCATGGACGAGCTCGCCGTCGAGCTCGGCGTGGACCCGCTGGAGCTGCGCGAGAAGAACTGGATCAAGCACGAGGAGTTCCCGTTCACCACGGTGTGCGGGCTGACCTACGACTCGGGCAACTACGAAGCCGCGACGGCGAAGGCCAAGCAGCTCTTCGACTACGACGGCCTGCGCGCCGAGCAGGAGAAGCGGCGCGCGTCCGGCGACAAGGTCCAGCTCGGCATCGGCATCTCGACGTTCACCGAGATGTGCGGGCTCGCGCCGTCGCGGGTGCTCGGCTCGCTCGACTACGGCGCCGGCGGCTGGGAGCACGCCGCGATCCGGATGCTCCCGACCGGCAAGGTCGAGGTCATCACCGGTGCCTCCGCGCACGGCCAGGGCCACGAGACGGCGTGGAGCCAGATCGTCGCCGACCAGCTGGGCGTCGCGTTCGAGGACGTCGAGATCATCCACGGCGACACCCAGTCCTCGCACAAGGGCATGGACACCTACGGCTCGCGGTCGCTGGTCGTCGGCGGGATCGCCATCGTCAAGGCGGCGGAGAAGGTCGTCGCGAAGGCCAAGCCGATTGCGGCGCACCTGCTCGAATGCGCCGAGGACGACCTCGAGTTCGCCAACGGCAAGTTCACCGTCAAGGGCACCGACACCTCGACGGGCATCGCCGACATCGCGCTCGCGGTGTTCGCGGCGCACAACCTGCCCGACGGGGTCGAGCCGTCGCTCGACTCGGACGCGACCTTCGACCCGGAGAACTTCTCCTACCCGCACGGCACGCACCTGTGCGCCGCCGAGGTGGACACGGAGACGGGCCGGGTCAAGCTGCGGTCCTACGTCTGCGTCGACGACGTCGGCGTCGCGGTGAACCCGCTGATCGTCGAGGGCCAGGTGCACGGCGGGCTCGCCCAGGGCATCGCGCAGGCGCTGTTCGAAGGCACCGAGCACGACGAAAGCGGCACGCTCACCACCGGCACGTTCGCCGACTACCTGCTGCCGTCGGCGGCCGACCTGCCGTCGTTCACCACCGACCGCACGGAAACGCCGTCGACGACCAACCCGCTCGGCGCCAAGGGCGTCGGCGAGGCGGGCACCATCGCCTCGACCCCGGCGGTGGTCAACGCGGTCATCGACGCCGTGCGCCACTTCGGGGTGAACGACATCGAGATGCCGCTGACCCCGATGCGGGTGTGGCACGCGGTGCAGCACGGCACCACCGACGCGGGCGGCCCCGGCCGCGGCGAAGCCGGTGGCGGACTCGGTTCGATCGACGCCTCCGGAGGTGCGCAGTGA